A genomic stretch from Thermoflexus sp. includes:
- a CDS encoding acylphosphatase has product MGGIGQRKPHEEQVRLHAIVHGIVQGVNFRYYTRLRAEALGLTGWVANRSDGTVEVVAEGPRSAVEALLAFLQQGPPAARVDYVETYWEKPSGEFRGFRIRYEVD; this is encoded by the coding sequence ATGGGAGGGATCGGCCAGCGAAAACCGCATGAAGAACAGGTTCGGCTTCACGCCATTGTGCATGGGATCGTCCAGGGCGTGAATTTCCGATACTACACCCGGCTGCGAGCGGAGGCCCTCGGTCTAACGGGCTGGGTGGCCAATCGCTCGGATGGCACGGTGGAGGTGGTGGCGGAAGGGCCACGATCGGCGGTGGAAGCCCTCCTCGCCTTCCTTCAGCAGGGCCCGCCAGCGGCCCGCGTGGATTACGTGGAAACCTACTGGGAGAAGCCGAGCGGTGAATTCCGGGGATTTCGCATCCGCTACGAGGTGGACTGA